A genomic region of Trifolium pratense cultivar HEN17-A07 linkage group LG3, ARS_RC_1.1, whole genome shotgun sequence contains the following coding sequences:
- the LOC123915172 gene encoding agamous-like MADS-box protein AGL80, with product MKKKLKLAFMVNESARKITYNKRKKSLNKSMAEITTLCGIDACGIIYSEFHSEPEVWPSPSEVQRIINKFKNHFEFEQGNKKKLSHETYLTQRVTKSKVQLVKLEKNNLEMQKSLTLYQCLLQESFIKTLNSDVLNVIACEINGKLEEIASKANELDTNATR from the coding sequence ATGAAAAAGAAGTTGAAACTTGCATTCATGGTCAATGAGTCAGCGAGAAAGATAACCTACAATAAGCGAAAAAAGAGTCTCAACAAAAGTATGGCTGAAATCACTACCCTTTGTGGAATTGATGCTTGCGGTATAATTTATAGTGAATTTCATTCAGAGCCAGAGGTTTGGCCTTCTCCATCAGAGGTCCAAAGGattatcaacaaattcaaaaatcattttgaatttgaacaaGGTAATAAGAAGAAGCTAAGCCATGAAACCTATTTGACGCAGAGGGTTACAAAGTCGAAAGTGCAATTGGTGAAACTAGAGAAGAACAATTTGGAAATGCAGAAGTCCTTGACATTGTATCAATGTCTTCTCCAAGAAAGTTTCATCAAGACTCTGAATTCAGATGTTTTGAATGTTATAGCATGTGAAATTAATGGGAAGTTGGAGGAAATTGCTTCAAAAGCAAATGAACTTGACACAAATGCAACCCGTTAG
- the LOC123912969 gene encoding uncharacterized protein LOC123912969 has translation MGSRNERRSTSFSGPVDWRNRRNLMSISELFSKLKDAFKKSDFSLVEETLIAREEMLKEEIEKMKRESELSAERMKFEKLERVTLEFKLEKIQEEMKQKALMKNGNDRGHVVPVKNRRVADGNGVASSADAVAGENVGVLVKDNKRVDEQSKKDRLVFRKKTLKEAVEEKVVGKLQENNEFKSWGRINVDIEVKADTGERRGEELVKVEEAPATELVCEKVDILAESLVVRKRMLKSAVKEMVGELEENNHFKSLGRINYEIEVKTVTGERCGKEFMKVGENGNGFGLDDGKVVKAGVGHEKGKFEVLKNRGVGDGEAPAPAEQVGEKVKVLAEKKRFIGEPGKKGCLGASDTERKSSSGAVQKNLDGRLAKPIAIPPDDAMRKAAIAEKIMLLQRKNHFKSSGRLNFDGEGETVNGESCGEKFVKDGKVVNAKLGHERCKLEVLKNSGVGDGEASAVAKLKDQKVEVLAEKKRLAGEPSKKDDLGSSGKMQKKSSGAVQENLATKPVESIGIKRDLANCILDLDSSDSSSSSSSSSSDGFDMDIPPLMSLSNKKLRTNGSQSTNELFTKLNKEA, from the exons ATGGGATCCAGAAACGAACGCCGTTCAACCTCATTTTCCGGACCGGTAGACTGGCGTAACCGGCGCAACCTAATGAGCATTTCCGAGTTGTTTTCGAAGCTCAAAGACGCGTTCAAGAAAAGCGATTTTAGTTTAGTTGAAGAAACCCTAATTGCTAGGGAAGAGATGTtgaaagaagaaattgaaaagatGAAGAGAGAATCGGAGTTGTCAGCTGAGagaatgaagtttgagaagCTTGAAAGGGTTACTCTTGAGTTCAAGCTGGAGAAGATTCAAGAAGAGATGAAACAGAAGGCGTTGATGAAGAATGGTAATGATAGGGGTCATGTTGTTCCCGTGAAGAATCGCCGTGTTGCTGATGGTAATGGTGTTGCTAGTAGTGCTGATGCTGTTGCTGGTGAAAATGTTGGGGTTTTGGTCAAAGATAATAAAAGGGTTGATGAACAAAGTAAGAAAGATCGTCTAG TGTTTAGGAAAAAAACGTTGAAGGAAGCAGTTGAAGAGAAGGTAGTGGGGaaactacaagaaaataatGAATTCAAGAGTTGGGGAAGGATCAATGTTGATATTGAGGTGAAGGCTGACACGGGAGAAAGGCGTGGAGAGGAGTTAGTGAAGGTTGAGGAGGCTCCTGCTACTGAACTTGTATGTGAAAAGGTCGACATTTTGGCTGAGAGCCTAGTGGTTAGGAAAAGGATGCTGAAGTCAGCAGTTAAAGAGATGGTGGGGGAACTAGAAGAGAATAATCACTTCAAGAGTTTGGGAAGGATCAATTATGAGATTGAGGTGAAGACGGTCACGGGAGAGAGGTGTGGAAAGGAGTTCATGAAGGTTGGGGAGAATGGTAATGGATTTGGTTTAGATGATGGTAAGGTTGTGAAAGCTGGAGTGGGGcatgaaaaaggaaaatttgAGGTGTTGAAGAATAGAGGGGTTGGTGATGGGGAGGCTCCTGCACCTGCTGAACAGGTGGGCGAAAAGGTCAAGGTTTTGGCTGAAAAGAAAAGATTCATTGGTGAACCAGGCAAGAAAGGTTGCCTAGGTGCTTCTG ATACTGAGCGGAAAAGTTCATCAGGAGCTGTCCAAAAAAACCTTGATGGAAGATTAGCTAAACCCATTGCAATACCACCTGATGATGCAATGCGGAAAGCAGCAATTGCAGAGAAAATAATGTTACTTCAAAGGAAGAATCATTTTAAGAGCTCAGGAAGACTCAATTTTGATGGTGAGGGGGAGACGGTCAATGGAGAAAGCTGTGGTGAGAAGTTCGTTAAGGATGGGAAGGTTGTGAATGCTAAATTGGGGCATGAAAGATGCAAACTTGAGGTATTGAAGAATAGTGGGGTTGGTGATGGGGAGGCTTCTGCTGTTGCTAAACTCAAAGATCAAAAGGTTGAGGTTTTGGCTGAAAAGAAAAGATTGGCTGGTGAACCAAGCAAAAAAGATGATCTGGGTTCTTCTG GTAAAATGCAGAAAAAATCATCCGGAGCGGTTCAGGAAAACCTTGCAACAAAGCCGGTTGAATCCATTGGAATTAAGAGAGATCTTGCAAATTGTATTTTGGACTTAGATAGTAGTGATAGCTCCTCTTCTAGTTCAAGTTCTTCATCTGACGGATTTgatatggacattcctccttTGATGTCCTTAAGCAATAAGAAGTTGAGAACCAATGGCAGCCAGTCTACAAATGAACTCTTTACTAAGTTGAACAAAG AAGcttga